The Bos indicus x Bos taurus breed Angus x Brahman F1 hybrid chromosome 25, Bos_hybrid_MaternalHap_v2.0, whole genome shotgun sequence genome has a window encoding:
- the PSPH gene encoding phosphoserine phosphatase, with amino-acid sequence MVSHSELRNLFCSADAVCFDVDSTVIQEEGIDELAKFCGVEDAVSEMTRQAMGGAVPFKAALTQRLALIQPSREQVQRLLAEHPPHLTPGIRELVSRLQERNVQVFLISGGFRSIVEHVASKLNIPSTNVFANRLKFYFNGEYAGFDETQPTAESGGKGKVIKLLKEKFHFKKIVMVGDGATDMEACPPADAFIGFGGNVIRQQVKDNAEWYITDFVELLGALEE; translated from the exons ATGGTCTCCCATTCAGAGTTGAGGAATCTTTTCTGTTCAGCTGATGCAGTGTGCTTTGATGTCGATAGCACCGTCATCCAAGAAGAAGGAATTGATGAGCTGGCCAAATTCTGTGGAGTTGAGGATGCCGTGTCAGAAAT GACACGGCAAGCCATGGGCGGAGCAGTGCCTTTCAAGGCTGCCCTCACACAGCGCTTAGCTCTGATCCAGCCCTCCAGGGAACAGGTGCAGAGGCTCCTAGCAGAGCACCCCCCGCACCTGACCCCTGGCATAAG ggagcTAGTAAGTCGCCTACAAGAACGAAATGTTCAGGTTTTCCTGATATCTGGTGGCTTTAGGAGCATTGTGGAGCATGTTGcttcaaagctcaacattccatcAACCAATGTATTTGCCAATAGGCTGAAGTTCTACTTTAATG GTGAATATGCAGGTTTTGATGAGACGCAGCCAACAGCTGAATCTGGTGGAAAAGGAAAAGTTATTAAATTGTTAAAGGAAAAATTTCACTTTAAGAAGATCGTCATGGTTGGAGATGGAGCCACAGACATGGAAGCCTGTCCTCCTGCT GATGCTTTCATTGGATTCGGAGGAAATGTGATCAGGCAGCAAGTAAAGGATAACGCGGAATGGTACATCACTGATTTTGTAGAGCTTCTGGGAGCACTGGAAGAATAA